In the genome of Desulfovulcanus ferrireducens, one region contains:
- a CDS encoding isoprenyl transferase has protein sequence MSTTKLPTHLAIIMDGNGRWAKQRGLPRSEGHRQGAKTAKKIVEESRRLGINHLTLYTFSKENWSRPKSEVSFLFDLLKKFLQGEVTRLMKQDIRLNILGEINELPLGTRNVVQMVCTKTQNNRSMHLNLALNYSGRAEIVRACKQLLQENFDPDSLTEETFKDYLYTKGQPDPDLIIRTSGELRLSNYLLYQAAYAELYFTPVLWPDFSPKHLHAALEDYAGRKRRFGRVEE, from the coding sequence CTGAGCACAACCAAACTGCCCACACATCTGGCCATAATTATGGATGGCAATGGCCGCTGGGCCAAGCAAAGGGGCCTGCCACGAAGCGAAGGCCATCGTCAGGGAGCGAAGACAGCCAAAAAAATCGTTGAAGAAAGCAGGCGCCTAGGCATTAACCATTTAACATTATATACTTTTTCTAAAGAAAATTGGTCCAGACCCAAGAGTGAAGTTTCTTTTCTCTTTGATCTGCTAAAAAAGTTCCTTCAAGGTGAAGTGACCAGGTTAATGAAACAGGACATCAGGCTGAATATCCTGGGCGAGATTAATGAGTTGCCTCTGGGCACGAGGAATGTAGTTCAGATGGTCTGCACCAAGACCCAAAACAACCGGAGTATGCACCTGAACCTAGCCTTGAACTATTCGGGAAGGGCGGAAATCGTGCGTGCCTGCAAACAGTTATTACAAGAAAATTTCGACCCTGATTCCTTAACAGAAGAGACTTTCAAAGACTATTTGTACACTAAAGGCCAGCCCGATCCCGATCTGATCATTCGCACCAGTGGTGAGTTACGCCTAAGCAATTATCTCTTATACCAAGCCGCGTATGCCGAACTCTATTTCACTCCTGTTTTGTGGCCTGATTTTTCGCCAAAACATCTGCATGCGGCCCTGGAAGATTATGCAGGTCGAAAAAGACGTTTCGGACGCGTTGAAGAAT